AAGTCCAAACCAGGAGGCGCAGCCCAAGGTCACAGCCCGAAGCCGTGAGAGCCAGAGCAGAAAACCCCAGATCCCGCATGGCACTGGCAAACCCAGAGGCTCAACACCAAACCCCGATCGTAGACAGTGTGCCCACAATGTGGTTCCAGTGCTGGCACCATGGTCTGGGGACATGTCCCCTTCTCTATCCTTTAACCCCGTTTCTGCCCTGAGCATCCCCATTTCCCTTGCTTCAGCTGCGCGTCCCCAAAAGCTTTGGGTTTTCTGCCTTCTTGATGCCAGAGCTATTTTTAACTACAAAGCTCCCAGCCCTTAGATGTTTTCCACCAGCTGCAAACAACACGGGCCATATCGGCGAGCACGCCATACTCCGGTACCTACCCCGGCGGCAGCTGGCCAGCATGGGGCCGCAGCAGAGCAGGACGGCGCAGAGGCCGGTCAGGGCCACCTCCACGCTGCCCCACGTCGTCTTCGAGGCACACGGAGCCATGGCGAGCCAGTCGGTCCCCTGCCCTGGCAggtgtgccgtgccgtgccgtgccgtgccacccCCGGCTCTCTCCTTGCTtccttccccacagcagcagcttGTTCTCTGGCGTGTGCGGCAGGGGCTGGGGTGGAAATGAAACGTGCCCATCTCTGCCCCAGAGGGAAACCCGGGCTGCCTCCCGCCCCCAGCTTCCTCCCCGCAGACGCGAGGATCAGCTGAGCCAGGCCtggccccttccccgccccgcgcGCTCCCGGTGCGCTCCCACGCAGGCACCCGGCTGCCGAGCAGCGGGGACGGGGCACCTCTGAGCCCGCACCCTTTTTGGGGAAAGCTCCCAGGGATGGAGCAGGCAGGGACCACTGGGGACATGTCCTCAACCGCAAGCCTGGCCCGTAAGTAAAAGGGCTGTCTTGGGTTCCCAGGCACCCGTGGGTGCTCCCAGCAGgtgcccatggcagtggggtgTTGGGGACATGTGGCACTGGGCAGCCAAGCAGGGTCTGAGCAGCCACGGGGCACCATTGGCAGGCTGCTCCCACCGGGAagggatgggagaggaggaagaaggcgAAGAAGAAGGCGAAggtggagaaggagaaggaggagaagttTTACCTCCTTAGGTATGTTTCTCCACAGACAGATTTGCAGAGAGCAGGGACAGGTGCCCAGGGCCGGGGTGCTGTTATTGGGGTGACCTTTGCAGCAGACTTCTTTAATTTCTCCACCGGTGATGTTCCCCGCTCACCTCGCTGACTAATACTTGCATAGGAAATAACCAAAGGTGAAAGCATGCTGTGGCTGGCTCCTCCGCTTCTCTCGAACACAGCTTCAGTGCCCCGCAGTTTTGGAAAGTGCCAGGGGAAAATTAATAATCGGGGTGAAGGATGTGATTCTCATgatgatttcattattttctgggCTTTCAGAAACAAGCAGAAGGACTGGGGCTTGTTCACCTCTCGCTTTCAAACATGGCCCTGGCAGGCGAGCGCGCTGGGGAAGCCACCCCTAATTCGGGATGGCCAAGGAGGGGGTTCTgagccagggcaggcagggctcacCCTGGGTTGGTGGCTCAACCCAGCCTGTCCTGGGTCCTCTTTTCcagtctcctcctggcactgcagCATCACTCCTTTCTTGTGAGCTTCTCGCCCTGCTTGGGCCACACAGCAAGCCTGGGGGGGTTGTCCCCTCCTTGTCACCTTCCCATGCCGCCTGGCCAGAGGCCACCACCTGGCAGGGTGGCAAGAGGAACGCTCTCCACCATGTGTAATGGTGCTGGTGGGCTCCAAGGTGGACATCGCCTATTCCTTCGCAATTTCCTGCATTCTCATTAGAAAAACCCttaactaaactaaactaaactaaattcCAGAAAATATGGAAGCTGACAGCAAGGCTTTTCCACCTCTAGGCTTTGTGTCCCCAAAAGGTGACACCAGCCATCCAGGCCGTGTGTGTGGAGGCTTGTTTGGCGCTTGCAACATGTTTTGGTTTCTAGAGGCGGAAGATGTGACAGGTATCACCACCGAGATCGCTACTCACCAAACTAGGGATCAGCAGGAAAAACTGGCtcatcctccccaccccacatAGCAGCAGAGGGCTCTGATTAAAATCGTAGCACGAATTGCTCAAACTTTCCAATGCACGCTTGAAACGGGGCACAAGCTGGTATCCGGGGCGGGGAGGCTGCCGCGTCCACTAGAAACCAGTGGTGGCTAGATGCAGACCGTACAGCAATGTTTACAGATGCTCAGGTTCCTTTGGAAACCTGTGCCCCAGcgctcccccctcctccccagcaggcTGGGGACCGGCACTGACACCGGAGCCTTTCCAGGCTGCTTGGGGTGCAGGATGAGGCTGTGTGCAGCCAGGAAGCACCGGGGAGCTCGCAGAGCCACAGAGCACACAGCAGAAACTGCAGAGGAGGGCAAGCCGGGAGCTCTCCAGCAGCACGCTGATGGAAAGCTTGCTCTGTCGCAAGAGAGAGAacaggggttttttcctctttttgctgaaaaaaaatttaaaaggatgaaaagaataaaagaaaagatcAATGTCGCTGCTAGGAAGCTGCTGAGGGGGAAAGTGAGGTGAGCAGCGGTGGCGTGCCCCAGCCCAGCACATGCCCTGGGTGCCGGCATCGCGGAGGAGCCTGGCCTCGGCCCCGCAGCAGTCCCCGGGCTTTGGGCAGGCTTTggaccctgcctgcaccctgccagaCCAACACAGCTCCTGCTGGCTCTTACGCCAGCTTCTCCATCGCCAAGGAAAACAGCGTGGCTCCAGCCGTGCTGTGGCTCCCCACTCCCCGTTTACCATGCTGGTAAATCCCCTCCAGCCCAATGGGGTGGATGGCACATCTTGGGGTTAGCTGAGGGTGGCCTGAAAAAGATCCTTTgatacttaaaataaattctctttctCTGAGCTGAAATGTGGTGAATTGCATGGGGCAGTCCTCTTCTATTTGGCCACCAAAAGAGCAAAAGGGctaaaaaggaaggagaaagaggaataaGTGAGAAAACAGTTCGTTCTTCATAACTAAGAGACAGGAACTTCAGCAAGCACATCACACCACTTCATTGAAGCATAAAtgtccttttctttcccaagaaGAAGCTGGCCCAGTGTGTCAGCAAGGGTCCCACCTACACAGCTGTGACCCAGACGAGGCCCCAGTCTCCTGCAGCCACCACCATCGAGGCACACAGCTATCACCCTGAGCAACCACCTCAAAGGATCAAGGTTCAGTCCCAAAATGGCTTAAAAGCATCTGGGGTATTTAAGGAGCACTGAAAATttggaagatgaagaagaaagcaaTGACCAAACACTTCAGATGGAGCTGACTGAAGCCCAGAGCTGAATGTCCTCAAAGTCCAGGAAAGCGAACTTCCCAAATGAGATGGGGAACACAAATTACCACAAAAAGATGTTGAGGAAGAGAAACCCACATGTTCCCAAAGATCCTTCCCCTGCTGGTTTAACTGAATTCACATCTGTGGGTCTGACCCAGACAGGAGGCGATGTGGCTGGGGCAAGAAGAGGAAATGGTTAATAGTGTTTGCAAATAAACAGAGAGCATTGAGGTCTTTCAGATACTTCTCAGAAATTAGGAAGGCCCCTGCAAACGATTTGCATGAGCAacgcctgaccctgcagggaaaggcagaggCTCTGGAGGGGGGCTGGTGAGTAAGCAGCAAGTAAGCGGAGGGATGGAGCGGAGGTACAAAACTGTTCCTTCAGCAAGTGGAAATCtgcagggcctgggcagggcAATGGTAACTGTGATGCGAAGGTGCCACATGGGTAGTGCATGGGGCCACCGCCACCTCCGGCATGGCAGCAGGGTGCCGCTTCTGCCAGCGGGCAGAGCTAATGCCCAGCCTGGCGGTACCAAGGGCTCTGATGGATCATCTCTAGCAAATGGTGCTGCTAAAACCTGTGGAAatcaggagctgctgctgctgctcggggTCTCAGGAACCCACCTGCGCTCAGAGCAGGTTGGGGCAGGACCTGGTGCCAGCTGGGATGAGTCTGTGCATCCCGAGCAAAACCCCGGCAGAGGTGCCTCCTGGTGCAGCCTCACGCCCTCCTGCACCCGAGGGCACCTCCAGGCAGCACCCTGCCCGCAGAGCCCCAATCCGTGGtgccccccggccctgccccctCATGAtggccccctccagcccctcgtCCCCAGCACCAGCACGCTCCGCACCGGCTGCGCCTTCATGCTGTTTCCATTCGAAGCTGGGTGAAGCGCTGGAGGACCGTTCTCAGCAGTGTCATCCGCTGCACGTAAGAAGCGCAATCGCGGAGATTGCTGCATCAAGATAAACAGCGGAGGAAGCAGGATGTCAGCTTCTCCGGAGGGGGCTGTATCATACTCAAGCTGTCGTTGGCCAGACTTCCTTGGGACAGACGGCAGCTGCGGACAGTGAAAAGAGGACAAGGGTGAGATGGGGGGAGGATATCGGGGAGCAGCAATTTTAGGCCTTTCTGGAAGATTTAAGAAGTTTCTGGAAGAAAGGAGCGAGGCTGGGATCTCCATGCCGACGGCTGGGATGCATGGCCCAGGGGCAGGAAGGGAGCGCCAGGTCTGGCAGCAACAACAGGGGCAGGAATCGCAGGAAGAGGCTTCGTAACGGCAACGGTTTGGGGCTGCGCTCTCCTCCGCCTGCACCCGCTGCCCCCGCAGCAGCCGGGCACTCCCAGCGAGGCTCCTGCGGCCGCAGCCGGCACCGGGGGGCCGGGACACCAACGCGGCCCCCCTCTGGCTGAGGCCTCGGGCTTGCAAAGACATCTCTGGGCTCGGGGACCCCTCTGCCCCGGCTGGCAGCCGAAGGGCGCGGGTGCCACGTCCGCGGCCACTCCAGCCCACCCAGCCCGGGGCGAGGGAGCGGGCaggggctcgggctcgggctgcCAGCCCGTTTTGGGTGGGAGGGCGGCACGGGGAAGCACCCAGCGGTGCGAGGTGCGAGGGCGTCTTCCCGGGTGAGGAGCCGCTCTCTGCCCCCACCAGACCTCCTGCCGcactcccctccccaggcagcgCGCTCACCCAGCCCTTCATTTACAACTGCAGGTATTACTGCAATCAGTTACCATTCATTTACCAATTATTTTACGGTATAAacttttttaattgtaaaaaacgtcaaaataaaaaatttctgacAAATGTCAaacacacgcaccccccccccaccccggcaccgCCGCGCTGCCCTCGCGGCCACGTGCGagatccgccccccccccgcctccctgcGCGCGCGacggggggggcggggcgcggcgtcGTGACGTACGGTGGCGCCCCGTGACGTGTGAGGGAGGCGGAAGTGGCGGGGGTTGCCGGGGTAACCAACGCCGTGGCGGTCTGCGGGGGGCTGCGGCCATGGGCGAGCTGGGCCCGGACGATGGGGCCGGGAACACGTACAGTCTGCGGCCCGGCCTGCAGCGCCGGTGAGCCCGGGGCTGGggccctgggcgggggggggcggctccggggagggagaggggatgctGGGGGCGGGGGTGCCCAGGGGCCTTTGGgtctgggggggcactggggacgtGGGAGCTGCGGTGGGGCTGTCGGGGAGGGGGTCCCTGGGCATGGGGGGCTGGCACAGGGCTATGGGGGCTGGGTGGGGGTGTTGGGAATGGGGGAGCGCCCTGGGTTTGGCCAGACCAACTGTGACACCAGCTAAAGGGGGATGTGGGTGAGGAGGGGAGCACAGGTGGGGGACGCTGCTGGAGGGGCAACCTCCGATGGGGCTGGTTTCACACCTGTGTTTATGGGTGTTTAGCTTTTGGCAGGGCTGGTTAAGTATCTCCATCTTagctgggctttttttccccatgatttttcatttgtcatttttctttaatatgtgaAAGCTAAATTTTCCCAGGTAAGGTTATGTACGTTTCTACACATTGTGTGAACTTTCTGGGCCttctgttgctggtttttttttccctgatagaTTTAAATCATCCACAGTAAAAGAATGCATCCATGCAATACTGAAGGAGAAGCTGGCCAATGTACAGTACATCCCAGAAGAAATGCCTCAGCTTACAAAGTCATTATCAGAGACGATAAAAGACAGACTAAAAGGTAAGGAGGTTTTCTGGGGAAGTCGTTTCTTTTCTTACTGTGTCTTCTCCCTTTGAGAAaatctctctttcctcctttatTCTTGAAATCTATTTCTTCCCTGTTGACTGACTCAAGCCTACCGTTATGAAACATTCTGGCCTATATACATATGTTCCTCGCCTGCGGAACTAGAAACCTAATTCAAGCAGACAAGATTTGGTTTTGTATAGACTGGCTGGTGTGGGATGTCAGCcttggaggggctgcagggggaaagAAGCTGCattagagagaaggaagaagtgaTGCTTCATTGCTTCTTACTTCAATAAACAGAAccattcctgctttttttctgctgcaagttAGATCAGAGCTGGGTCAGAGTGGAATAGCAGGGAGATCAGGATAAGACCCAGTGAGAGCAGCGAAGGGGGAGAGAGTTAGAAGCACAGTCAGCCAAGGAGGGGTGTGACTACAGCCTTACAGCACTGGAAGAAGGTCGTGGTGGTGCTGCGCAGGATGCCCTTCAGTATTTTTGAGTTCAAGAGCTAAACTTCAGGCTCCAGCAGGTGTTTCCTGTGTTTGTTCGGTGCTGGAACAAGTACATAGATGTGAGTTGGCAAGgtcactctttttttttattattttattttattttttttccccttcttcctgggGGCAGGTTGGTGCTCCATCTGCTGGGCTGGCCTGACACAGTGACACAGACATACCGTCACGCTCAGCAGGAGCCGTGGATTTATGCTTCTCCCAGAGTTATGCATCTGctttaaaaccagcagcagctgtaGTCCCAGCACGTGTTGATGCCAAGCTAATACACACAGGGCTTGGCTTCAGTAATCTGTAAACACACTTGCAGTAGCCTGAAGCGAGACTGGCCCAGTGTGGCCATAGTATCAGCTGGCATCTCTGATAAGCATTGACATGCTGCATGCTACCAGACCCAGCATGCTGTGTTCAGTTCTCCAGTGGAAACAGTGTGCCAGAGTCTTCCCGGGACACTGCTTTTGGAGGACAGGCACTGGgatctatattttattttaaacatgctTGTTCTGGTTTGGCTTCTGGAACATTGCCATGGCCTGATTGGATCTGGCCTGTGCCCCAAAGGTATTTCTTTACtattgtaaaacaactgtgtatCTTTGCAGACATATAATGTAGACCCACATGTGCTTTTATGTGGCCTTTTATCCCAGctcagaagcaaaggaaacacCTATGTGGCAGAAGAATCTCTACAATACCTTTGCATCAGGTAttgtacagttttaaaataagccaatttcttttcaaattggATTTTGTCCACCAGCAGCCTCATTTACATTCTTTCCATGTGTTCAGTTCTTGAAAGTTGTCAAAGTAGAATGCTGACATACAGTGTGGCTGTTCAGGGGCGTCTTCTGCCTTAGATTCATCTTTCAATGGATGCAAAATACCCTGTTCACCCTTTAACTCCAGTAAGACTGTGGTACTCTGTACCTAGGAAAATGAAGCCGCAAGGCAGTCTGTCCACTTTGCCAGTTGCATGGATTTGTACAGGACACTGCTTTCTAACCAGAAATCTTTAGCTTTTTGCGTCCTGTTTTGGGCTTATATTTTAAACAAGTTGTTGTGCTCActattacttttcttctttccctccagaGGAAGGATTTGACAGGTACAAAATGGTGGTGCAGGTTGTGAttggagagcaaagaggagaagGAGTGAAGTAAGTTTTGCATCTTCTAATTATATTTCTATCACTTTTGAGTTTTGagagtttttttctttggaagctgCTTCCAACTTTCCTAGGTACAAAGATCTCTCTGCAGATGATAAAGTATAAAGCACTTTCTTTTCTAAGTGGCAAGTGAGGGCTCGGACTGTGGCTGATTGAATTACCCAGTGATAATTAGCTGTATGGTGTGTCTTAACaagctgaaatgctgaaaagcatTTGTGAGCAGTGTTGCAGAAAGGCATTTTATGTTGTATTCATGATGAACTAGAGCACACTCCAAGTCCATCCTCAAGGCCCTGCTGGAGCACAAGCCATAGTAACTCCCTTCTGTCTAAAGCCAGGTTTCCATAAGTACGTCATTTGTATTTAATCTCCCCAGGTagacatttttcagaagtttaaatttCTGTAATCCCCTCGCAATACTGTCATGGGAATCAAGCTTAGACTGTGGGTGCTGAGCACTTGCAATCTAGCTCCAGATGCCTGCAATCAGACAAAAGAATTCCTCTTGGCTGCAGTAGTGGGCTGTAGCTTTCCATTACTAGTGAGTAGGGAGAAGACAAAAGAGAACAGCCCATGAGGTTTATGTGCTTTATCTGCAGGGCTTATCTTTATTATTGTGCCTGGTACTCCAGCAAAAGATAAGTACAGCAGAGCTATAATCAGATCTGCTGCCTCAATGTTCTGGAGGTCAGGCAAGAATATCTGTACCTGCTGCTCAGGCATTTGTCGGGAATGCCTGTCTGCAGGCCGACTGTTCCAGAAGCACCGTACCAGGGTGAACGGTTCATTGAGGTGTTGTGATTTGAAATGTGAAGCCCAGCAACACAGACTGACAGAGCAATTGGGGAAATTCTCTGGTTTGCAATAGACAGGAGGCAAGACTGAAGCATGATCACTAACATCCTTAATGAATACTGGGTAACCAAGGTATTCCAGAGGCAGAGTGGAATActggactgaaaaaaa
The Harpia harpyja isolate bHarHar1 chromosome 12, bHarHar1 primary haplotype, whole genome shotgun sequence genome window above contains:
- the DYNLT2B gene encoding dynein light chain Tctex-type protein 2B; translation: MGELGPDDGAGNTYSLRPGLQRRFKSSTVKECIHAILKEKLANVQYIPEEMPQLTKSLSETIKDRLKEEGFDRYKMVVQVVIGEQRGEGVNMAARCFWDADTDSYAHDVFMNDSLFCVVAAFGCFYY